In one Parageobacillus genomosp. 1 genomic region, the following are encoded:
- the purU gene encoding formyltetrahydrofolate deformylase, translating to MQTFREHRWQSFLENYQNRARLLISCPDKPGIVAAVTSFLYKQGANIVESSQYSTDPEGGTFFLRIEFDCPQIALRKQEIESAFQPIAESLQMDWRLRLHNDVKRIAIFVSKAEHCLLELLWQWQAGELIADIALVISNHEHLRSTVESMGIPYFHIPVTKETKAEAERKQIELLKQYDVDTIVLARYMQILSPTFVAEFPGRIINIHHSFLPAFVGARPYERAYERGVKLIGATSHYVTDDLDEGPIIEQDVARVDHRHHPEDLKRIGRIIEKTVLSRALKWHLEDRVIIHGNKTIVFY from the coding sequence ATGCAAACATTCCGAGAACATCGCTGGCAATCGTTCCTAGAAAACTATCAAAATCGCGCCCGCTTGCTCATTTCATGCCCGGACAAGCCGGGAATTGTCGCGGCGGTGACCTCTTTTTTATACAAACAGGGCGCCAATATTGTCGAATCAAGCCAATATTCCACCGATCCAGAAGGAGGAACATTTTTTTTACGCATTGAATTCGACTGCCCGCAAATCGCGCTGCGAAAACAAGAAATAGAATCGGCCTTTCAGCCGATTGCCGAATCGCTGCAGATGGATTGGCGCCTTCGCTTACATAATGATGTCAAACGAATCGCGATATTTGTGTCGAAAGCAGAGCACTGTTTGCTCGAGTTATTGTGGCAATGGCAGGCAGGGGAGCTGATCGCTGACATAGCGCTTGTCATCAGCAACCACGAACATTTGCGCAGCACGGTCGAATCGATGGGCATTCCGTATTTTCACATTCCGGTGACAAAAGAAACGAAAGCGGAGGCGGAACGAAAACAAATAGAGCTGCTAAAGCAATACGACGTAGATACTATTGTTCTTGCCCGCTATATGCAAATATTATCGCCAACTTTTGTCGCCGAGTTTCCAGGAAGAATCATCAACATCCATCATTCGTTTTTACCCGCGTTTGTCGGGGCCAGACCGTATGAACGGGCGTATGAGCGCGGCGTGAAACTGATTGGCGCCACGTCGCACTATGTGACCGATGATTTGGATGAAGGACCGATTATTGAACAAGACGTCGCCCGCGTCGATCATCGCCATCATCCGGAAGACCTGAAGCGCATCGGGCGCATCATTGAAAAAACGGTGCTCTCCCGCGCTCTGAAATGGCATTTAGAAGATCGCGTCATTATCCACGGGAACAAGACAATCGTTTTTTATTAA
- a CDS encoding helix-turn-helix transcriptional regulator: MGEKRTPSGFLLKQRAFLKLYLITLTEQERLYGLKILDLLRQEFKPYGYRPNHSEVYKALHDLIEDGILKQVKQKKEGMKYQEVVYYRFADGGYEKAKLYKRQLKAELDRCAALIRKAIEDNFS, translated from the coding sequence ATGGGGGAGAAGCGAACACCAAGCGGTTTTCTGTTAAAACAGCGTGCGTTTTTAAAATTATATTTAATCACGTTAACCGAGCAGGAACGTTTATATGGACTCAAAATTTTAGACTTGTTGCGCCAGGAGTTTAAGCCGTACGGATATCGCCCAAATCATTCAGAAGTGTACAAAGCATTGCACGATCTGATTGAAGATGGGATTTTAAAACAAGTGAAACAGAAAAAAGAGGGAATGAAATACCAAGAAGTAGTATATTATCGTTTTGCCGATGGCGGATATGAAAAAGCAAAGCTGTACAAACGGCAGCTAAAAGCGGAATTAGACCGCTGTGCGGCACTCATCCGCAAAGCGATTGAGGATAATTTCAGTTGA
- a CDS encoding ATP-binding protein: MPEKIEQIIQYRKNAFLYDNDAELIGKGGYTASDEAILYDAIVALALGKNVLLKGPTGAGKTKLAETLSSIFGQPMHSINCSVDLDAEALLGFKTIQNRNGKAEIEFVPGPVVQAMTKGHLLYIDEINMAKPETLPILNGVLDYRKMITNPFTGEVVKAKETFGVIAAINEGYVGTVPLNEALKNRFVVIEVPYIQGDTLKSVLLAQTTLTDEGLIDRFVALSADLITQVRNGQISEEAASIRALIDTCDLAVYLPPLRAIERGIVEKLEDDREKAAVRNIAETLFAQ, translated from the coding sequence CTGCCAGAGAAAATCGAACAAATCATCCAATATCGAAAAAACGCATTTCTCTATGACAACGACGCCGAACTGATCGGAAAAGGCGGCTACACCGCTTCCGATGAGGCGATTCTATATGATGCCATTGTGGCGCTGGCCCTTGGAAAAAATGTGCTGTTAAAAGGTCCGACAGGGGCAGGCAAAACAAAGCTAGCCGAGACGCTATCCTCCATCTTCGGCCAGCCGATGCATAGCATTAACTGCTCCGTCGATTTGGATGCCGAAGCGCTGCTCGGCTTTAAAACGATTCAAAACCGCAACGGAAAAGCGGAAATCGAGTTTGTTCCAGGTCCTGTCGTTCAAGCGATGACAAAAGGACATTTACTATATATTGACGAAATCAACATGGCAAAGCCGGAAACATTGCCGATTTTAAACGGTGTCCTCGATTACCGTAAAATGATTACCAACCCATTTACTGGAGAAGTGGTTAAAGCAAAAGAAACGTTCGGCGTGATCGCTGCCATCAACGAAGGATATGTCGGCACCGTGCCGCTCAACGAAGCGTTAAAAAACCGCTTTGTCGTCATTGAGGTTCCGTATATTCAAGGGGATACATTAAAATCTGTCTTGCTGGCACAAACTACATTAACGGACGAAGGGCTGATTGACCGTTTTGTTGCCTTGTCTGCTGATTTAATTACGCAAGTGAGAAACGGACAAATCTCTGAAGAAGCCGCTTCGATTCGCGCGCTTATTGATACGTGCGATTTAGCCGTTTATTTGCCGCCGCTTCGCGCCATTGAACGTGGCATTGTGGAAAAACTGGAAGATGACCGTGAAAAAGCAGCGGTGCGCAATATTGCGGAAACGTTGTTTGCACAATGA